The Diorhabda sublineata isolate icDioSubl1.1 chromosome 6, icDioSubl1.1, whole genome shotgun sequence genome includes a window with the following:
- the LOC130445488 gene encoding uncharacterized protein LOC130445488 → MTLFRFRWLRRYIRRNTNPIPIDRAALWKQRIAVTYSIIAWNAFGFVAYMIYQGKADWAKYYDVKSEDDVNVSPGHQWAKTLGIENAQVYRVKGLSLNKIDEEQGVNNKKTLVDG, encoded by the exons ATGACTTTATTTAGATTTAGGTGGTTGAGAAGATACATTAGAAGAAATACAAATCCTATTCCTATAGATAGAGCGGCGCTTTGGAAGCAAAGAATAGCTGTAACTTATTCGATTATCGCTTGGAACGCTTTCGGTTTCGTAGCATATATGATATATCAAGGTAAAGCGGATTGGGCTAAATATTATGATGTAAAGTCAGAAGATGATGTTAATGTATCACCAG GTCACCAATGGGCCAAAACCCTCGGTATTGAAAACGCCCAAGTCTATAGAGTAAAAGGATTATCGTTGAATAAAATAGATGAGGAACAAggtgtaaataataaaaaaactttagtagatggataa
- the LOC130445485 gene encoding protein salvador homolog 1: MLSRKNKDLRTIKEGVVGKYVRKDTPPEMPIINVWTTEPKRRNSNQRASLSSTNTISSVPNSNSTSQVTVQKFGNQKTLISDVGLGAHEGKYTPSASVPDLATRFANLTVGLTNDQTTFCNPGINSSQPIYSNHLVGSMYTDNSANNANYVEIDQIYPFNQENSYQESQYNRTNSPIYQNTNKNSVLKDATVDSTPIYSNTNCKNIGNSTQTVSYTESLPLQSRHSLNISENVQEQSEELPLPPGWSVDYTLRGRKYYIDHNTKTTHWSHPLEREGLPTGWQCIQSPVYGIYYVNHITRRAQYEHPCLVPCFNYQSESYQRYVPPRPTHFQTHSVLVPANPYLLEEIPHWLNVYFKTSPDLDHKLRWDMFRLSELECYSAMLTRLYKQELQSIVMRYESYRSALMVEMEKFCLNRKNR, from the exons ATGCTTTCAAGGAAAAACAAAGACTTGCGGACGATAAAAGAAGGAGTAGTTGGGAAATATGTTAGAAAAGATACCCCTCCAGAAATGCCGA ttataaacGTGTGGACAACTGAACCTAAACGAAGAAACTCAAATCAAAGAGCATCCCTTTCATCAACTAATACAATTTCATCAGTTCCTAATTCAAATTCTACGTCTCAGGTAACAGTTCAGAAATTCGGTAATCAGAAAACTTTAATAAGTGATGTTGGTTTGGGAGCGCACGAGGGGAAATATACCCCAAGTGCTTCCGTTCCAGATTTGGCTACAAG ATTTGCAAACCTCACTGTGGGGTTAACTAATGATCAAACAACTTTTTGTAACCCAGGAATAAATTCATCTCAACCTATTTATTCAAACCATTTAGTAGGAAGTATGTATACTGATAATTCTGCT AATAACGCTAATTACGTCGAAATTGATCAAATATACCCATTTAATCAAGAGAATAGTTATCAAGAATCACAGTATAACAGGACTAATTCCCCTATTTaccaaaatacaaataaaaactcaGTTTTAAAGGATGCGACTGTAGATTCTACACCAATTTATAGCAatacaaattgtaaaaatataggaaattcAACACAAACAGTATCCTACACGGAATCTTTACCACTTCAATCAAGACATAGTTTAAATATATCTGAAAACGTACAAG AACAATCAGAAGAACTCCCGTTACCACCCGGATGGTCAGTAGATTATACATTAAGAGGTAGGAAATACTACATAGATCATAATACTAAAACAACTCACTGGTCACATCCGTTAGAAAGAGAGGGGTTACCTACGGGTTGGCAATGCATCCAATCACCTGTTTATGGAATATATTACGTTAA tCATATCACTCGAAGAGCTCAATATGAACACCCCTGCTTAGTGCCGTGTTTTAATTATCAATCAGAATCATATCAGAGATATGTACCCCCCAGACCAACTCATTTTCAAACTCACAGCGTTCTAGTACCCGCTAATCCTTATTTACTTGAGGAAATCCCGCATTGgcttaatgtttattttaaaa ctAGCCCTGACTTAGATCACAAGTTACGTTGGGACATGTTCAGACTTTCAGAATTGGAATGCTATAGTGCCATGTTAACTAGACTATACAAGCAAGAATTGCAAAGTATTGTTATGAGATACGAATCCTATAG atCAGCGTTGATGGTAGAAATGGAGAAATTTTGCCTAAATCGAAAGAATAGGTAG
- the LOC130445792 gene encoding protein transport protein Sec23A, with protein MSTYEEYIQQNEDRDGIRFTWNVWPSSRIEATRLIVPLACLYQPIKERLDLPPIQYDPVLCTRNNCRAILNPLCQVDYRAKLWVCNFCFQRNPFPPQYAAISEQHQPAELMPMFSTIEYTITRAQCLPPIFLYVVDTCMDEEELNSLKDSLQMSLSLLPPNALIGLITFGKMVQVHELGTEGCSKSYVFRGTKDLTAKQVQEMLGIGKVAVNPQQTPQQPGQGLRPGQMQQTPIAPGSRFLQPVSKCDMNLTDLIGEQQKDPWPVHQGKRSLRSTGVALSVAIGLLECTYSNTGARVMLFVGGPCSQGPGQVLNDDLKQPIRSHHDIQKDNAKYMKKAIKHYDSLAMRAATNGHCVDIYSCALDQTGLMEMKQCCNSTGGHMVMGDSFNSSLFKQTFQRVFNRDQKNDLKMAFNGTLEVKCSKELKIQGGIGSCVSLNVKSPLVSDTEIGMGSTVQWKMCTLTPSTTMALFLEVVNQHSAPIPQGGRGCIQFITQYQHSSGQRRIRVTTVARNWADATANIHHINAGFDQEAAAVIMARMAVYRAESDDSPDVLRWVDRMLIRLCQKFGEYNKDDPNSFRLTQNFSLYPQFMYHLRRSQFLQVFNNSPDETSFYRHMLMREDLTQSLIMIQPILYSYSFNGPPEPVLLDTSSIQPDRILLMDTFFQILIFHGETIAQWRNLKYQDMPEYENFRQLLQAPVDDAQEILQTRFPMPRYIDTEQGGSQARFLLSKVNPSQTHNNMYSYGGDSGAPVLTDDVSLQVFMDHLKKLAVSSTA; from the exons atgagtACTTATGAAGAATATATACAACAAAATGAAGACCGTGATGGAATTCGATTTACTTGGAATGTCTGGCCATCTAGTCGAATTGAAGCCACTCGGCTGATAGTTCCTCTCGCTTGCCTTTACCAACCCATTAAAGAACGTCTGGATCTTCCACCAATACAGTATGATCCCGTTCTCTGTACTCGAAATAATTGCCGTGCAATATTAAACCCTCTATGTCAAGTAGATTACAGAGCTAAGCTTTGGGTATGCAATTTTTGTTTCCAGAGAAATCCA tttcCTCCACAATATGCAGCCATCTCTGAACAGCACCAACCTGCTGAGTTGATGCCTATGTTTTCTACTATTGAATATACTATTACCAGGGCCCAGTGTCTTCCACCAATATTTTTGTATGTCGTTGATACTTGTATGGATGAGGAAGAACTAAATTCTCTTAAAGATTCATTACAAATGTCTTTGAGTTTACTTCCTCCAAATGCATTGATAGGTTTGATTACATTCGGGAAAATGGTACAGGTTCACGAGTTAG GTACTGAAGGCTGCAGTAAATCGTATGTCTTTAGGGGTACTAAAGATCTAACTGCTAAACAAGTTCAGGAAATGTTAGGTATAGGAAAAGTTGCTGTTAACCCACAACAAACTCCTCAACAGCCAGGACAAGGTCTTAGACCTGGACAAATGCAACAAACTCCAATTGCTCCTGGAAGCAGGTTCCTGCAACCAGTTAGTAAATGTGATATGAATCTAACAGATTTGATAGGAGAACAACAGAAGGATCCCTGGCCTGTCCATCAAGGAAAGAGATCCCTGCGATCTACCGGCGTTGCTTTATCAGTTGCCATTGGATTATTAGAATGCACTTACTCCAATACTGGTGCTAGAGTTATGTTGTTTGTTGGCGGACCTTGTTCCCAAGGACCAGGTCAAGTTTTGAATGATGATTTGAAGCAACCTATTCG GTCTCATCATGATATACAGAAGGACAATgctaaatatatgaaaaaggcTATTAAACATTACGATAGCTTAGCAATGAGAGCTGCTACAAATGGACATTGTGTAGATATTTACTCATGCGCTCTCGATCAAACTGGTCTTATGGAGATGAAACAATGCTGCAATTCTACAGg TGGTCATATGGTAATGggagattcatttaattcctCGTTGTTTAAACAAACCTTCCAGAGGGTATTCAATAGagatcaaaaaaatgatttaaaaatggcgTTTAACGGTACTTTGGAAGTGAAGTGTTCTAAAGAATTAAAAA TACAAGGAGGTATCGGATCGTGTGTTTCTTTGAATGTTAAAAGTCCTTTGGTATCAGATACCGAAATAGGTATGGGTAGTACCGTGCAATGGAAAATGTGCACATTAACACCTAGTACAACGATGGCCTTATTCCTCGAGGTTGTAAATCAACATTCCGCGCCTATTCCTCAAGGCGGTAGGGGTTGTATCCAATTTATCACACAGTATCAG cATTCGAGTGGTCAAAGGAGAATCAGAGTGACGACTGTTGCTCGTAATTGGGCCGATGCGACTGCTAATATTCACCACATAAACGCCGGTTTTGATCAAGAAGCTGCCGCTGTTATTATGGCTCGAATGGCAGTGTATAGAGCGGAATCAGACGACAGTCCAGACGTTCTGAGATGGGTAGATAGAATGTTGATCCGATTG tgTCAAAAATTCGGGGAATACAACAAAGACGATCCGAATTCGTTCAGATTAACTCAAAATTTCAGTCTTTATCCGCAGTTCATGTACCATTTGAGGAGATCGCAATTTTTGcaagtttttaataattctcCGGACGAAACATCATTTTATAGACATATGTTGATGCGTGAGGACCTAACGCAATCTCTGATTATGATCCAACCGATTTTGTACAGCTACAGCTTCAACGGACCTCCAGAACCGGTGTTATTAGATACAAGTTCCATTCAACCCGACAGAATACTCTTGATGGACacgtttttccaaatattaatcTTTCATGGAGAG aCTATTGCACAATGGcgtaatttaaaatatcaagATATGCCAGAATATGAAAACTTTAGGCAGCTTCTTCAGGCGCCGGTAGATGACGCTCAAGAGATTTTACAGACTAGATTCCCGATGCCCAGATATATCGATACGGAACAAGGAGGATCTCAGGCTAGATTTTTACTATCAAAAGTCAATCCAAGTCAAACTCATAACAATATGTATTCATATGGAGGG GACTCCGGAGCTCCAGTTTTGACAGATGATGTTTCTCTTCAAGTGTTTATGGACCATTTAAAGAAGTTGGCAGTTTCTTCAACAGCCTAA
- the LOC130445319 gene encoding calcineurin B homologous protein 1 isoform X1, whose product MGNRSSLLLREEEIAQIQTETGFTPNQIERLYSRFTALDRGDCGTLSRDDFLRIPELAINPLGERIVNSFFQSDDFNDRVNFRQFMQVLAHFIPVKKNKENKLNSREQKLRCEFLILFRFCIYPKSFILVAFKMYDLDNDDMISKDELLAILHMMVGTNISEEQLNSIAERSITEADEDGDQMISFEEFCKALQRTDVEQKMSIRFLN is encoded by the exons atgggCAATAGATCATCGTTACTATTACGCGAAGAAGAAATAGCTCAAATTCAAACAGAAACTGGAT TTACACCAAATCAAATAGAAAGATTATATTCGAGATTCACCGCATTGGATAGAGGGGATTGCGGCACTCTAAGTCGAGACGATTTTCTACGTATACCAGAATTAGCGATCAATCCCCTTGGGGAGAGGATAGTTAATTCGTTTTTCCAAAGCGATGATTTCAATGATAGAGTTAATTTTAGACAGTTTATGCAAGTTCTTGCTCATTTCATACCAGttaagaaaaacaaagaaaacaaattaaattccaGAGAACAAAAATTACGCTGTGAGTTTTTAATTCTCTTTAGGTTTTGCATATATCCTAAGAGTTTTATTTTAGTTGCCTTTAAAATGTACGATCTTGATAATGACGATATGATATCCAAAGATGAACTACTAGCTATTTTACACATGATGGTTGGAACTAATATAAGCGAGGAGCAACTGAACAGTATAGCTGAAAGATCCATTACTGAAGCCGATGAAGATGGTGATCAGATGATCTCTTTTGAAGAGTTTTGTAAAGCATTACAAAGGACAGATGTTGAGCAGAAAATGAGCATACGATTTTTAAACTAG
- the LOC130445319 gene encoding calcineurin B homologous protein 1 isoform X2: MGNRSSLLLREEEIAQIQTETGFTPNQIERLYSRFTALDRGDCGTLSRDDFLRIPELAINPLGERIVNSFFQSDDFNDRVNFRQFMQVLAHFIPVKKNKENKLNSREQKLRFAFKMYDLDNDDMISKDELLAILHMMVGTNISEEQLNSIAERSITEADEDGDQMISFEEFCKALQRTDVEQKMSIRFLN; the protein is encoded by the exons atgggCAATAGATCATCGTTACTATTACGCGAAGAAGAAATAGCTCAAATTCAAACAGAAACTGGAT TTACACCAAATCAAATAGAAAGATTATATTCGAGATTCACCGCATTGGATAGAGGGGATTGCGGCACTCTAAGTCGAGACGATTTTCTACGTATACCAGAATTAGCGATCAATCCCCTTGGGGAGAGGATAGTTAATTCGTTTTTCCAAAGCGATGATTTCAATGATAGAGTTAATTTTAGACAGTTTATGCAAGTTCTTGCTCATTTCATACCAGttaagaaaaacaaagaaaacaaattaaattccaGAGAACAAAAATTACGCT TTGCCTTTAAAATGTACGATCTTGATAATGACGATATGATATCCAAAGATGAACTACTAGCTATTTTACACATGATGGTTGGAACTAATATAAGCGAGGAGCAACTGAACAGTATAGCTGAAAGATCCATTACTGAAGCCGATGAAGATGGTGATCAGATGATCTCTTTTGAAGAGTTTTGTAAAGCATTACAAAGGACAGATGTTGAGCAGAAAATGAGCATACGATTTTTAAACTAG
- the LOC130445318 gene encoding 60 kDa lysophospholipase-like, whose translation MDFENFRRILVLYVGGTIGMKKNCYDVLEAAHNDFRAKIKSSSSLHDSKWARENLHGKLKENQMILPQSGNGQKILYEIIEYTPLLDSSNMTLKDWIRIAKDIEFYYHDYNGFIVLHGTDTLAYTASALSFMLNGLQKTVIVTGSQIPIFESRSDANNNFFGSLYICGSFTIPEVCVFFSNKLFRGNRVAKVCTEDLYAFDSPNYPALADVGVGIKVHEYFIRKIDYAEKFSVYTDLNPHVAVIEFFPTITAEMLSAFLTIPKLQGVVIQSFGTGNIPSKLDLLEVLGAAVARRVLIVNITICAKGAVSMSYATGKVLQDIGVISGEDLTVEAALAKLCYVLGLPGLTFEERKEAMRTDLRGEMTIQKYEEIK comes from the exons atggattttgaaaattttagaagaaTTCTCGTTCTATACGTGGGTGGAACGATTGGTATGAAAAAGAATTGTTATGACg TATTAGAGGCTGCTCATAACGATTTTCGGGCTAAAATAAAAAGCAGCAGCTCATTACATGACTCAAAATGGGCAAGGGAAAATTTACACGGAAAATTAAAAGAGAATCAGATGATATTACCGCA AAGTGGCAACGGACAAAAGATACTATACGAAATAATAGAATATACACCGTTGTTAGATTCTAGCAACATGACTTTAAAAGACTGGATAAGAATCGCTAAAGATATAGAG ttttacTATCACGATTATAACGGATTCATAGTTCTTCACGGTACAGATACATTAGCTTATACAGCTTCAGCACTTTCTTTTATgttaaatggattacaaaaaacCGTAATAGTTACAGGTTCGCAA ATTCCAATTTTCGAAAGTAGAAGCGACGCGAATAACAATTTCTTTGGTTCGTTATACATCTGTGGATCGTTTACTATACCGGAAGTGTgcgtatttttttctaataaactttTTAGAGGTAATAGAGTCGCTAAAGTTTGTACAGAAGATTTATATGCGTTCGATTCTCCGAATTATCCTGCGTTAGCTGATGTTGGGGTTGGAATTAAAG tacATGAATACTTCATTAGAAAAATCGATTATGCAGAGAAATTTAGTGTATATACTGATTTAAATCCACATGTTGCTGTCATAGAATTTTTCCCAACGATAACAGCAGAAATG ttatCAGCGTTTCTTACAATTCCCAAACTCCAAGGGGTAGTAATTCAGAGTTTTGGTACAGGGAATATACCCTCAAAACTAGATCTTCTTGAGGTACTTGGGGCGGCAGTGGCTAGACGTGTACTCATTGTTAATATAACAATATGTGCGAAAGGAGCAGTTAGTATGTCCTACGCTACTGGTAAA GTTTTACAAGATATCGGTGTGATTTCTGGGGAAGATTTGACCGTAGAAGCTGCTCTAGCGAAATTGTGTTACGTTTTAGGGTTACCCGGGTTAACTTTCGAGGAACGCAAAGAG gCAATGCGAACCGATTTAAGAGGAGAAATGACTATACAGAAATACGAGgagataaaataa